From a region of the Salinispira pacifica genome:
- the argA gene encoding amino-acid N-acetyltransferase, producing MEQNSHDSFMNGVMNGVIDEGEENPDLVSGQVELIREVFKYAKRFSSKRFVIQITSALIEHPLFPSLIQDIATLHQGGIRIILVAGAGRRIDAVLRQFNMEPEFAGGLRISREPMLPLIKMAAFDTANRMMSELSSHQVSSVIGNWVRARALGVVNGTDFHMTGTVERISAAQIERVLNDDIIPILPCIGWNNLGQAYNISSLELARHLASNLRAEKLFYITSAFRLSERDFRFREEGVVVNNGALTRMTAAGARNFLEDNTGRLDAVAGEIIVHATEAVSSGVERVHILNGSSDGVLLKETFSTKGSGVMIHADPFDAIRPMEEADVSQVLRLMTPGIEEGQLLPRGRQQLLEQRGDFVVYVTDGSVRGCGALHEYPGKLGEIAAMAVDPGYNHLGIGQKILRYLIQRSREQSLKQIFALTTRASDWFMSLGFRKGDLSHLPEEKRLSYNKGRNSRIFYLPVE from the coding sequence TGATGAATGGAGTGATTGATGAGGGGGAGGAGAACCCCGATCTGGTTTCCGGACAGGTGGAACTGATCAGGGAGGTTTTCAAGTACGCCAAACGCTTTTCCTCAAAACGCTTTGTCATTCAGATTACATCCGCCCTCATTGAACATCCGCTCTTTCCTTCCCTGATTCAGGATATTGCCACTCTTCACCAGGGGGGAATCCGGATCATTCTGGTTGCCGGAGCAGGCAGACGGATTGATGCGGTGCTCCGCCAGTTCAATATGGAACCGGAATTTGCCGGAGGTCTGAGAATCAGCCGTGAACCCATGCTTCCCCTCATTAAAATGGCAGCCTTCGATACCGCCAACCGGATGATGAGCGAACTTTCAAGCCACCAGGTCAGCAGCGTTATCGGCAACTGGGTCCGGGCCCGTGCCCTGGGGGTGGTGAACGGTACGGACTTCCACATGACTGGGACGGTTGAACGGATCAGCGCAGCCCAGATCGAACGGGTGCTGAACGACGATATTATTCCGATTCTCCCCTGTATCGGCTGGAACAATCTGGGGCAGGCCTACAACATTTCCAGCCTGGAACTGGCACGGCATCTTGCCTCCAATCTGAGGGCGGAGAAACTCTTTTATATTACCAGCGCTTTCCGGCTCAGCGAACGGGATTTCCGGTTCCGGGAGGAGGGGGTTGTGGTGAACAACGGGGCACTCACCAGGATGACTGCGGCGGGGGCCAGGAATTTTCTGGAAGATAATACCGGCCGTCTGGATGCGGTGGCGGGGGAAATTATCGTTCATGCCACGGAGGCGGTGAGCAGCGGGGTTGAACGGGTGCATATTCTCAACGGGAGCAGCGACGGTGTGCTGCTGAAGGAAACCTTCAGCACCAAGGGAAGCGGCGTGATGATTCATGCCGACCCCTTCGATGCCATCCGGCCCATGGAAGAGGCGGATGTGAGTCAGGTGCTCCGCCTGATGACGCCGGGAATTGAAGAGGGACAGCTTCTTCCCCGGGGGCGGCAGCAGCTTCTGGAGCAGCGGGGGGATTTTGTAGTCTATGTCACCGACGGCTCTGTGAGGGGCTGCGGTGCCCTGCACGAATATCCCGGAAAGCTGGGAGAAATTGCCGCAATGGCCGTTGACCCCGGATATAACCATCTGGGGATCGGCCAGAAAATTCTGCGCTATCTGATCCAGCGCTCAAGGGAGCAGAGTCTGAAGCAGATCTTCGCACTCACCACCCGTGCAAGCGACTGGTTCATGTCCCTGGGATTCAGAAAAGGGGATTTGAGTCATCTGCCGGAAGAAAAGCGGCTCAGCTACAATAAGGGAAGAAACAGCAGGATTTTCTACCTGCCGGTGGAATGA